A genomic window from Sulfurospirillum multivorans DSM 12446 includes:
- the blaOXA gene encoding class D beta-lactamase, with the protein MVQKFLFMLGFVCSLLAEDATIAKLFEKDHLNGTMLIESLDGKERYVYNDVRAKMPLLPASTFKIPNTLIALQEGVITADSIIVWDGVQRSIKAWNQDQNVSSAFKTSCVWCYQRFARTIGLKKYTEYLHKIEYGNEKTGVDVEHFWLDGALRISAYEQIAFLKKLYKNDLPFDQKHLDLLKTIMIDEQGQNYTLRAKTGWAVPKGAEHHGWYVGYVKSSRGVYFFATNLLTPSSDELPLRKLLTLEALKAKGILTQ; encoded by the coding sequence ATGGTTCAAAAATTTCTTTTTATGCTGGGTTTTGTCTGTTCCCTTTTGGCTGAAGATGCCACGATTGCAAAACTTTTTGAAAAAGATCATCTCAATGGCACGATGCTCATTGAATCGCTGGATGGCAAAGAGCGGTACGTTTACAATGATGTGCGTGCTAAGATGCCACTCCTTCCAGCATCTACCTTTAAGATTCCCAATACACTCATTGCCTTGCAAGAAGGTGTCATCACTGCCGATTCAATCATCGTTTGGGATGGCGTGCAGCGAAGTATCAAAGCATGGAATCAAGACCAAAATGTAAGCTCCGCGTTTAAAACTTCGTGTGTTTGGTGCTATCAACGGTTTGCGCGCACCATTGGGCTGAAAAAATACACGGAGTATCTGCACAAAATAGAGTATGGCAATGAAAAAACAGGCGTTGATGTTGAACATTTTTGGCTCGATGGAGCGCTTCGCATTAGTGCATACGAGCAGATTGCCTTTTTGAAAAAGCTCTACAAAAATGATTTACCCTTTGATCAAAAGCATCTGGATCTGCTTAAAACGATCATGATAGATGAACAAGGACAAAACTACACTTTAAGAGCTAAAACAGGCTGGGCAGTGCCTAAAGGTGCAGAGCATCATGGCTGGTACGTGGGGTATGTAAAGAGTTCTCGTGGCGTTTACTTCTTTGCAACCAACCTGCTCACACCATCTTCGGATGAACTGCCTTTGCGCAAACTGCTTACCCTTGAGGCGCTGAAAGCGAAAGGAATTTTGACTCAATAA
- a CDS encoding bifunctional diguanylate cyclase/phosphodiesterase encodes MAIIQKNIWTIFYILLISALAFLGIVSYAKWDSVHEKYMTDQTNLVKLVSNATHSLLLTQEMMLNILGNQIVKEHNPRILDDLLLLNPSIVAFGFADTEGNYLYTSSNFDKSKRPSLRAEPITRESFDYTLSQTKMVLGRTYFIAGSGRWGIPIRKTVFDDAGKALGVMTAGLSIEGAFKLYTENLSLGDYNSVTLIRNRDQFVQFQSSNHEIPKTLYEAPLPDDFLQNALKSIAQKYAISVDEIKQKGEIYNAEVSSADGTRVQIALKYNPRYELWILSQVNHPTIVHDFVQSFLTYVLILIVVHAILFLLFKLIANAENKRRSDLVFQATHDSLTQLPNRSYFKQCMQEWMRENAPPFSLFYLDMDHFKNINDSFGHHFGDLVLIEFSKRLLRVVPKESIVIRQGGDEFVILSYLTRDEELLSHAQMIMHEISQPYHVQQFNFVIGASMGIAKYPEHGDTLDTLLRASDIAMYEAKKYKNSVRLFVPLMQEGYLNRVNVEQMLRKALAKHEIYMVYQPQMDHTGAIYGVEALVRWQNEELGLVPPDKFIPIAEASGLMPELGHFIIHTTLQEMKTLQITLGITFQTSLNISIKQFMEAHFFEKLIHEIDRAKLAHVSLCLEITESLFIEDIDYILPLLNKIHDMGLHISMDDFGTGYSSLSILRKLPIDELKIDKSFVDTILNDITAEKMVQNIITIGKNLDLYILAEGVETKEQEVILKNLGCDRFQGYFYAKPLAYDTLKTFFETHTIAS; translated from the coding sequence GTGGCGATTATTCAAAAAAATATCTGGACTATTTTTTACATCCTCTTGATCAGCGCCCTTGCGTTTTTAGGGATTGTCTCTTACGCAAAATGGGATAGTGTTCACGAAAAGTACATGACCGATCAGACGAACCTTGTCAAACTCGTCTCCAACGCGACACACTCGCTTCTTTTAACGCAAGAGATGATGCTCAACATTTTAGGCAATCAAATTGTTAAAGAGCACAACCCACGTATTTTAGATGATTTGCTACTGCTCAATCCATCCATTGTCGCTTTTGGGTTTGCCGATACGGAGGGAAATTACCTCTATACCAGTTCAAACTTTGACAAATCAAAACGCCCTAGTCTAAGGGCTGAACCTATTACACGAGAGTCTTTTGACTACACGTTAAGCCAAACGAAAATGGTGCTAGGCAGAACCTACTTCATTGCGGGAAGCGGGCGTTGGGGTATTCCAATTCGTAAAACGGTTTTTGATGATGCGGGCAAAGCCCTCGGCGTCATGACAGCAGGGCTTAGCATCGAAGGTGCGTTTAAACTTTACACGGAAAATCTCTCGCTTGGGGATTACAACAGCGTTACACTCATTCGCAATCGCGACCAATTTGTGCAGTTCCAATCCTCCAATCACGAAATTCCCAAAACGCTTTATGAGGCACCTCTGCCTGATGATTTTTTGCAAAACGCATTGAAAAGCATTGCACAAAAATACGCTATTTCAGTTGATGAGATCAAGCAAAAAGGTGAAATTTACAACGCTGAAGTCTCCTCAGCAGATGGAACGCGTGTCCAAATTGCCCTCAAATACAACCCTCGCTATGAACTCTGGATACTCTCGCAGGTCAATCATCCAACGATCGTGCACGATTTTGTTCAAAGCTTTCTCACCTATGTGCTGATTTTGATCGTGGTGCATGCCATTCTCTTTTTACTCTTTAAACTGATCGCCAATGCGGAAAATAAACGACGCTCGGATTTGGTTTTCCAAGCAACGCATGATTCACTCACTCAACTCCCCAATCGGAGCTATTTTAAACAGTGCATGCAAGAGTGGATGCGTGAAAATGCACCTCCTTTTAGCCTTTTTTACCTCGATATGGACCATTTTAAAAACATCAATGACAGTTTTGGTCACCATTTTGGAGATCTAGTACTCATCGAATTTTCAAAACGCCTTTTGCGTGTTGTCCCCAAAGAGAGCATTGTGATTCGTCAAGGAGGCGATGAGTTCGTTATTTTGAGTTATCTGACCCGTGATGAGGAACTTCTCTCACACGCCCAAATGATCATGCACGAAATTTCACAGCCTTACCACGTTCAACAGTTCAATTTTGTCATCGGGGCGAGTATGGGCATCGCCAAATACCCAGAGCACGGTGATACGCTCGATACGCTTTTGCGCGCTTCGGATATTGCGATGTATGAGGCGAAAAAGTATAAAAACAGTGTACGGCTGTTTGTACCGTTGATGCAAGAAGGCTACCTAAACCGTGTCAATGTGGAGCAGATGTTGCGTAAAGCGCTCGCCAAACATGAAATTTATATGGTGTATCAGCCACAAATGGATCACACTGGCGCTATTTACGGCGTTGAAGCGCTCGTGCGTTGGCAAAACGAGGAGTTGGGTTTGGTGCCTCCGGATAAATTCATCCCCATTGCCGAAGCATCGGGTTTGATGCCTGAACTGGGACATTTTATCATCCATACGACGCTTCAAGAGATGAAAACATTGCAAATCACCCTTGGGATAACCTTTCAAACCTCTTTGAATATTTCGATCAAACAGTTTATGGAAGCGCATTTCTTTGAAAAACTGATTCACGAGATCGACCGTGCTAAGCTAGCGCATGTTTCGCTCTGTTTGGAGATTACCGAGAGTCTGTTTATCGAAGATATTGACTACATCTTGCCACTCTTGAACAAAATCCACGACATGGGACTGCACATTTCGATGGACGATTTTGGTACAGGATACTCCTCTTTAAGCATCCTTCGTAAGCTTCCCATTGATGAGTTAAAAATCGATAAAAGCTTTGTCGATACGATTTTAAATGACATCACCGCTGAAAAAATGGTTCAAAACATCATCACAATTGGTAAAAATTTGGACTTGTATATTTTAGCTGAAGGGGTGGAAACCAAAGAGCAAGAGGTGATACTCAAAAACTTAGGATGCGACCGTTTTCAAGGCTATTTTTACGCCAAGCCTTTAGCGTATGATACGCTCAAAACTTTTTTTGAAACGCATACTATCGCGTCTTAA
- a CDS encoding site-specific recombinase, with protein MKQTLEEFLQTLSESSETAIEKLTQIINKIRPKSFKNNEESTANIEAMIHHLEAFPEFRETLSYECNEWLIHSKISSNITSLGILSKQGFREEMSSRLYNKFLPQAPKKGDFTSLFATLFPHTKDSLWVNGIDDALWAKFWSILLYNETLHVKTKTYLYHEIVYATEILAIWIAAEEFDEHYIRLDRSLLTKDSAFIALQREISSLSLTVQNEDPEAEMTKLDFQHIDVLITQCFDQVAFLRKQSLDKGILVSLTYNLERLEQIIQRAQKCVQLIQEFETDTFYATLLPLFKEVVEKNCSRNSLSDVLNQNIKILAKSIANNASEHGEHYIADTTKEYIGMFLSASGAGIIIALMALVKITMMQRGFSPIVETIFASLNYGFGFVLIHLLGFTVATKQPAMTASTFAKAVDRADTKRADQHKLAALFMQVSRSQFAAVVGNVTLALGVACLIGFIYAQNHIPILSKEELQYYTENFNPLPGLFYAAIAGIWLFTSGLIAGYYDNRASYLDLKSRYMHLPFLKKITSETVRAKIATYLHNNHGAIMGNFYFGILLGVTPFVGHMLELPLDIRHVAFSSANLGYIVAQGELPLHDFLIGLVFVLMIGLVNLSVSFALALKVSLKSRDADFGNFFSFAKLLFQEVIRKPLALFFPPKKVEEA; from the coding sequence ATGAAACAGACGTTAGAAGAATTTTTACAAACGCTGAGTGAAAGCAGTGAAACTGCGATTGAAAAACTCACACAAATTATCAACAAAATTCGCCCAAAATCCTTCAAAAATAACGAAGAGAGTACCGCCAATATCGAAGCGATGATCCACCACCTTGAAGCCTTTCCAGAGTTTAGAGAAACGCTTTCGTATGAATGTAATGAATGGCTCATCCACTCCAAAATTTCTAGCAATATCACCTCCTTGGGCATTCTCTCCAAGCAAGGATTTAGAGAGGAGATGAGCAGTCGTCTTTACAATAAATTTTTACCGCAAGCACCTAAAAAAGGCGATTTTACCTCGTTGTTTGCCACGCTTTTTCCTCACACAAAAGATTCTTTGTGGGTCAATGGCATCGATGATGCGCTCTGGGCAAAGTTTTGGAGCATCCTTTTATACAATGAAACCTTACATGTAAAGACAAAAACATACCTGTATCATGAGATTGTCTACGCGACGGAGATTTTGGCAATTTGGATCGCGGCTGAAGAGTTTGATGAGCATTATATACGACTAGATAGGTCGTTATTGACCAAAGATTCTGCATTTATCGCGTTGCAACGAGAGATCAGCAGTCTCTCTCTCACGGTTCAAAATGAAGACCCTGAGGCGGAGATGACAAAGCTTGATTTTCAGCATATTGATGTTTTAATTACCCAATGTTTTGACCAAGTCGCTTTTTTACGCAAACAGTCGCTCGATAAAGGCATTTTAGTCTCGCTCACCTACAACCTTGAACGCCTAGAGCAGATCATCCAAAGAGCGCAAAAGTGTGTTCAACTCATCCAAGAATTTGAGACCGATACCTTTTATGCGACCTTGTTACCGCTCTTTAAAGAGGTGGTTGAGAAAAACTGCTCACGCAATTCACTGAGCGATGTGCTCAATCAAAACATCAAAATCTTAGCCAAAAGTATCGCGAACAATGCCAGTGAGCACGGCGAACACTACATCGCTGATACCACCAAAGAGTACATCGGCATGTTTTTAAGTGCCAGTGGCGCAGGCATTATTATTGCATTGATGGCGCTTGTTAAAATAACGATGATGCAGCGTGGTTTTTCACCCATCGTTGAGACTATTTTTGCCAGTTTAAATTACGGATTTGGTTTTGTGCTGATCCATCTTTTGGGCTTTACCGTAGCCACCAAACAGCCCGCCATGACCGCCTCAACCTTTGCAAAAGCGGTCGATAGAGCCGATACAAAACGCGCTGACCAGCATAAACTCGCAGCCTTGTTCATGCAAGTAAGCAGGTCGCAATTTGCCGCGGTTGTGGGCAATGTGACACTGGCTTTAGGCGTTGCATGCTTGATTGGATTTATCTACGCGCAGAACCATATCCCGATTCTCTCCAAAGAAGAGCTCCAATACTATACAGAAAATTTCAATCCCTTACCAGGACTTTTCTATGCCGCTATTGCAGGTATTTGGCTCTTTACATCGGGTTTGATTGCAGGCTATTACGACAACCGTGCAAGCTATTTGGACTTGAAAAGCCGGTACATGCACCTTCCTTTTTTAAAGAAAATAACTTCTGAGACCGTTAGAGCAAAAATCGCAACTTACCTACACAACAACCACGGTGCGATCATGGGCAATTTTTACTTCGGAATTCTCCTAGGCGTCACCCCGTTTGTTGGGCATATGCTTGAGCTTCCACTCGACATCAGACACGTTGCCTTTTCATCCGCCAACCTCGGCTACATCGTTGCACAAGGCGAACTCCCTTTGCATGATTTTCTCATAGGTTTAGTCTTTGTCTTGATGATAGGCTTGGTCAATCTCAGCGTCAGCTTTGCCCTCGCCCTCAAAGTCTCACTCAAATCCAGAGATGCTGATTTTGGTAATTTTTTCTCTTTTGCAAAACTGCTTTTCCAAGAAGTAATACGAAAACCACTAGCGCTTTTCTTTCCGCCTAAAAAGGTGGAGGAAGCGTGA